Sequence from the Brassica oleracea var. oleracea cultivar TO1000 unplaced genomic scaffold, BOL UnpScaffold00847, whole genome shotgun sequence genome:
CTCTTttcaaaaaatcataataattgtttaaatgcttcaatttttttgtttggctgTAGCCATTTCTAATTTGAGATTCTAGGTGTTATCCAGCTCCAAAATATGCAATCTTTACTTTGATAAAACAAACGTCAATACATTACGGGTTTATGAGAAAATCATTtacagaagaaaacaaaattttatccgTGCGTATGCACGGGCTAATACtagtttataataaaacaataggAGTACTTTTAcgatattattttgtttaggctttaaaaagaagaatattacttattttatagttattttttctttatgatttttattaaataatttattgtacttgtaggattttataattcttttttgtttaatataatttatttttaaacacaatAGTATTCCTGAgtattttctttcaattttttgatacaattcaactttttattatccttattaatCTTATGATGCaagaataattttaaattttgttattattgtcgtacatgagtatgtgtaaatatgataaatatgtgATTGTAtgtaggggtgtcaaaatgggtcGGGTCAACCCAACCCATAACCCAAATGGGTTTATTGTTAATGGGTCATGGGTCAACCTAACCCATTCAATAAATGGATTGGGTTGACCCATGATCCATTAAATTAAATGGGTCAGATGGGTTAATGGTTGACCCATCAACCCAACATCTTTATAATGAAccattttttaattaagaacAAGTTGGCAGTTTTTatgggaaaacacatttttgggATTTAGgcggaaaatgcattttttgcgggaaaacgagtttttgtgattttagcgggaaaacgagttttacggttttggcgagaaaacgcattttgcgattttggcgggaaaacgcgttttgcgattttggcgggaaactgcattttgcggttttggcgagaaagcgcgttttacggttttggcgggaaaatgcgttttacggttttggcgggaaaatgcgttttgcgattttggcgggaaaccgcgtttttcggttttggcaagaaaacgcGTTTtacggtttcggcgggaaaacgcgttttacggtttcggcgggaaaacgcgtttttcggttttggcgggaaaacgcgtttttcggttttggcgggaaaacgcgttctgcggttttggcgggaaaaacgcgttattgcggttttggcgggaaaacgcgttctgcggttttggcgggaaaaacgcGTTCTGCGGTTTTcatgttttgcggttttggcgggaaaaacgcgttttgttgttttggcgggaaaacgtgtttttcggttttggcgggaaaacgtattTTTGCGATTTTCGAgaaaaaacgcgtttttgtgattttggcggaaaaaacgAAATCAGATCAATGCAAcgatagagaaaataaaattgataccTGAGTTTGGAAGAGAATTGGATTTATTAATggttttttaattgaaaactaAATGGGTCAGACTTGACCCAACCCAATAGACCTATTTAACATGTTAACCCGTTAACTTATTAACACATTAACTTGTTAATTCATTAACCTATTAACGGATAAAAATAAACCGTTCATTTGGGTTAATGAATCAATTTGGTTTGGGTCAATCTATGGGTCATgacccattttgacacccctgCTCGTACCACAATAGGCGCAAGTCTTCTTCTCGTTACTGCAAGTCTTGTTCTGTTCGATCGCATCTTCAGCTCTTCTCTTCATTGTTTCCGAATATTCCTGAAAACAAGAAGATCAACGATCAGCTTTAACAACGGATCATCGCCGGAAACAGAGATCGGGAAGAGCCGATCACTCACCTCCTCGCTGTGATCTAGCATTTCTCCACTTCCGTTGACCGGAATCCTAAGGGTTTGAGATTGATCACGTCTCTTCGAGAAACAGAAgatcagaaattttaaaaaagcaGCAGGAGAgtgtagagagagagattttttttaaaagaatagaaCTGAACCGACATACGTGGATGACCACAAAACCAAACGCAATTATAAATTGGTTCGAAATTAAAACCTAGCATTTTGTCTTTAAATGACGATAATGCCCTTGCACTCTCTCTCTATTATCGAGAGAGAGCCACCCGCCAAAATTGGGGAGTTTAGAGCTAAAGGTTTTTCGAGTTGGTGAAAAGAAAAGGGCGCCACTTTTGACCGGTGTGATCACATACTGTACAGAGTACGGTGGTCTCGATCCAATGATTCACGAGCGTTAGATCGTAGCCGTTGATTATGATCTCTACGGAATTTGACTTTTTGAGTACTGTATGTTGGGGTATTTAATGAGGCTGAGTGATTGCTCACCAACTCACTTAAAagtagatgatgatgatctaaTGTAAAACAAAAGATTTAGTGCGACATTGAGATGCTAATGATGGATTAGTTATatagagaaacaaacaaactaaagacaaaatatgtaaataattaaacataattttctattaaaaataaaatagttgtataaaaatctaaaagaaataaataattaatttcttttttaaaagtctaaataaaataaaaacgtaaaagtaatcttatttttattataattagctaaatttaatttttaataatttcgtgttaaaaaatataaaccaaaattaacttcaaatatttcacctgatatgattgtgatatgtgtcgattaaaatattagattgtgaatgtgtcaataaaaaattccattatgtgaaaataacttatttttttcataaaatcttaaataaaagagatttctaaaagaaaattattttctaatcttaaccaattaagaatcttaatttttttttttttttaatcgtgactagagagaattgtaaaattttgttctatagtaatttttacttcaaaaatttaatgataaacacgatagtaaaaattattcaattaacaagaaaaattgtaaaaatattaatgatattgaaaaaacgaatttttaaaattgcaacttttaaaaatagataatattaactggaaatagttatttgttaaaaaaattattttttaaaatcatagacaaaatataattgtaaaatattatgtaatattaatttctttttgtaaaatcctacaaaagtaaaagagtatttaatagttgttttccttttttataaaaatatcctAAACATAAGacatttgtataatatttttaagtcctaaccaaagagaattgtaaaaatttatttgataatagttTTAAGAGAgtgtttgatgatgaacatgatactaaaaattatttaattaacaaatgaagtgtaaaattagtattgaaGCGAATTGTAAAAATggcaattttaaaattatttattaataactaaaaataattatttgatcgcaatattttttctgaaattcaaaagagaagataattgtaataggttaCATGAGAGTAATttacctttttaaaattttaaacaaaattataaaagagtatttaatattattttttattttttttattataaataaaaaggagatttttataaaatagaacgttttccttttaaaaaaaaaaccctagcaaaataaatttgtaaagacttatttaataaaatataaattagtacataagaacatgtataatgttgttaTTGATTCGATTGATGTATttaactttcatttctttttatttttttatttttcatttcttatttcggATTGtgttcaatttaaattttttatttcggattgtgtttaatttaaatgtttatgtatagtatttttttctcaaatccttagtataaagtttataacaacTCATCTACGCatcatgattataaaatacaaatattaatttaaacttatgtgtgaaaacggatttaaactataaaataaatctcaaacaacatatgcaaaaaaacaatcataatactatagtaaaatgatttattattttataagttttattaaattaaaacattaaacaaaatcCGTTGCAACTAGCTCAAACAAAATCCGTTGTTAATAAAGCTCGCTTCAATAGTAAATAACTGCATCTCGGTCCAATAAATATGTTAGCCTAACAACGAAGAGATGCTTAGTGGCCCAAATAGTGAAGGAGCGGCTTGCGTCAGGAGACGAGACCATTCGCCACCGAACACAACCCTTCACTTCCCCCACCCCATCCACACCATCTTCCTCCTTTTCCCCACATCtgtaacatttatttttttcctctaattttttttttatttaaataaataatagtattactAATCGAGTGTATGCCACTAGAAATTGAAATAAAATCCCcccatgattttatttttcttctccatttttttttcgttcacgataaataatataaatcgaAATTCCCAATCCTTCGTCTTCCCAATctctctaaaaccctagactcgAACTCAAGCAGACAACCCCCAAGAAGCATATCTACTCTCAGCTTCTTGTTTTTATTACCGGAGAAGAAACAACGTTTACTTTTTTTGGTCTGGTTGTGTTGGATTTTGCTTcatctgtattttttttctttggagcGATCGATTCTGCAACCATCACAATGTCGAGTTCCGGAGGAGTTTCAATTGCAAGAACAGCGATCCGCGGTGAGAATCGGTTCTACAACCCGCCACCCATGAGGAGGATGCAGCAAGAGGCCCAATTGCAGCAGCAGTTGAGGGAGAGGCAGCAACGAGAAGGAGAAGTGGATAAGGAGCCTAAGGCTACGCAGCCGCCGCCTCGGACGAGGAAAAGTCATGGGAAGAGCAAGAATCGGGTTGTTTCCACCGGGTCTGAAGTATCCCTAGGCTCATCTGAGTCttccgggtcgggtcgggttcaGAGAGAAGGGTCAAACTTGGATCGGTTCTTGGAGCACACCACTCCCCTTGTCCCTGCCAGGTTTCTTCCTATGGTAAGAACacgatttcaaaataaatctgGTCGACTACGTTAGAAATGTCATTTGTTGCTTATCGAACCAGAGAGATCATAGTGTTTTGTCTTAACGAAAAAGGTCATTAGAGATTTAAATTCTAAAAGTAAAAGTTAGAAATGTCGTTTATTGCTGGCTTGAACCAGAGAGATTACTTTAGTGGAAACTTAGTATGTTTGTACTTAACAGTTTGCTGCCCTGAAAGTTAGTGTAACGTTGATTTCAATATAAAGACTCCAGTTTCATCATTGTGATTCAGTGTAGAACTCAGTGAAAGACTTCCTTTTTTTGTGCATTGCTTAATTGCTGCACTTTGTTTTCCAGAGAAGCAGAAGGGAACTTAAAACCGGTGAATCGGAGAGCAATTCATATTTTGTTCTTGAGGATCTGTGGGAGTCGTTTGCAGAGTGGAGTGCGTACGGTGCTGGTGTTCCTCTCCATATGGATGGGAGCGACTCCACCGTGCAGTACTATGTGCCTTACTTATCCGGCATTCAATTGTATGTACTAGACCCATCTAACAAACCCAGGTTAGTTTTTCAACAACtcttcctgttttttttttcatttcacaGTTTTGATTATTTGACTTTTGTAACAGAAATATAGTTGAAGATAATGAAAGAAGCAGCCACAGTAATAGTGGTAAGACTCTGCAGAGTGAGGTGGACTTGAGTGTCAGCGAACTGAACAGAGTTAGCCTCGGAGATCAACCTGGAGAGACTGAGACCAGCAATCCTCAAGAACGGTTACTATTCGAGTACTTGGAGTATGAACCTCCCTTTGGCCGTGAACCTCTCGCTAACAAAGTAAAACTCCCTCCTAAAAAAAAGTCATCTACTTcctttattttgattttttcacattttaacaaagttttCGTAACACCAGATATCAGATCTGGCTTCAAGATTTCCTGAGCTAATGACATACAAGAGCTGTGACCTTTCTCCATCAAGTTGGGTCTCTGTGTCATGGTATGTTTCCTGTGAACCCCTTTCTTGATTTCTTGAGATCATTATATGGTGATCTTTTACTTCATTGGTGTGTAGGTATCCGATATACAGAATACCAGTTGGTGCAACACTACAGAACCTTGATGCCTGCTTTCTAACTTTCCACTCTCTCTCAACACCCCCACCTCCTCTAAGTAAGTAACCTTATGCTTCTAATGTTAACATTACATCGCCTTTTTGTCTTACAAGGTCTTGTGCATGTATAGAAGCAGGTGCCTTGGAGCCATCCGTTAAGCTACCGTTGCCTACTTTTGGACTCGCATCCTATAAGCTCAAACTATCTGTGTGGAACCAAAACAGAGCTCAAGAGTGGCACAAGATATCTTCTTTGCAAGACGCTGCAGACAAATGGCTTAAGTGTCTGCAAGTTAATCATCCGGACTACAAATTCTTTACCTCTAACATCACACAAACGAGGTGAAAAAAGTGAAAAGCTGCTTTGGCTCTGCTCTGATTCAAAGACACAACCCATTTATAATATCTACTCTACTCTACTTCACGTTATAAAAACTCTCTGCTTACACCAAAGTAAAACCAAGTACGTACTGGGTAAAAGACTCTTGCGTGTTTTTCAGGCGATTTAAGAGTCTTGCTGTTTCATTACCAGAAGATGCGTTGTGAATTGTAGCCTAAGCTTTCATTTGTTCTTCTTCTGCTGAAACTAGTCTTTTGCTTTTTCCATATATAGTAGTGATGAAATTTGCGAGGAGTGATACTTGTAACGTTGAGATGCAAATCTTTTTTTGTGATACAATTTGATTGCTGGACTGGAACACAGCTTGGCTTATATATCAATTTGTTAGAGGTTTCTAGCTTTGATCAATCTGATGAGAGGAAAATGTACTTTGATATACTGAATATGCAAATTAAGATTCCTCAAGCATATCCGATTACTGcatatatactttacatatTACAAACTATCTTCAAATGGGATGTTCACTATTAGGCTAATAACCAAATGGAGACAACTGAAAGAGCTCCATTAAGTTCTAACCCGGAGTTAGCTACCGAATGATGGAAACTGAAAGTAATCCCTATGTTCAAACACTCCTAGCTACAAAAGATAATCTTCTAAGGAGAGGAACTGATGTCAATGTACCGTCTTCCACATGTTGTCTAAGAACTGAAAGTTCTAACTATGTCTTCTTTACCTGTCCTCATGCAGTCATGCTAAGGCCGCATGGAGACAAGCTAATACTCTCACAAAGTTCAAAGTCctaaaaatttcatttattgaagaagatgatcaaaGTGCATAGCTCTGTTAATGTGTATGACCACTACAAGTTGTTTCCCTTTAGGATTTTATGGATATTATGGAAAtcttgtatttttgttttgttttgttgatatgattacataaaattagtattagttttgatgtatttttgatatttgttgATACCATAAATGTTTACATAAAACCCAAATATATCCCAATGTAAGGTTTTATGTAAAATTACTGATAGAATAAAATCACATATTAACACTAGTCAACATATAACCATTTTTATACGTTTACATAGAACCTGACTCCAAATGGATATATTTGGGGTTTGAGACAATTAGCCctaaaaatcatataaccaTTTAACTGAGCCATTGTAATTAGTTttgatgtaatttttatttttgttgatatatataggcctgagacttattatccgagatccggattcgatccgaaatccgctccggatccgctccgaaaataggatatccggggtgcccggatccgaatccggatagtaaaatcttggatccgtgcaaaccgaatccggatccggatatcttaatttttaggtccggatatccggatccggatccgtatttttaaaatacattaattttttatattttattaatatttatatttgatatattaatatttatacattaattaatcttataatattatattttagtttttacaatattataaacatatataaatatatttataaatatttaatttatgtattatattaaaaaaaaattgtattttttgttaaaaatattatttttatttattttgacggatccggatccggatccggatatccgcggataatagaatatcgagacggatatccgaaatccgaaTATCcagaaaccacgaatccggatccagatattaaatccacggatcctaCGGATccgtatccggatccggataccctccGTCCCAGGGCTAATTATACCAACTTTCACGTTCTTAATTTccttctattttttaattaaaagaaatagttAGTGGTTGGTTGTATTTTTCTGATACATCGGATCGGTAGGAGGAGAATCCGActtcttttaaagaaaaaagttttgtaattttagCTTTTCTAAGAGAGTGTGGCCACTCTGGAGAcaggtcttcttcttctatcatTCTTCTTCTGGGTTTATTCCCTTAACActttctctccatctctctcttgaTCTGAATCATAAACTCGATTTTTGCAAAAATTCAACATTGTTTTTTGTAATCGATCAACTTCATCTTCCTCAAATCAAGCGTGACGGTGGTGGTCGGTGACGGTAGCTATGTCTTCGAAGACTAAGTAAGACTCTTTACTCTGTTTCACTCTGTTTTAGTATATACACTCTAAATAGTGTAGATAGATAatttcttgtttatatataagaatataaactTATACAAGTTATGGAagttgtataatatatatatatatatgaatgttaattgtattcaaatcaaaaaaaaaattgtacattaGATCTgtcattgttgttttaaaaagtaAGTGTAAGAAcaccaaatttaaaactatattttctaCATCTTGATTCACACAAGATTGCAAAAGCATGACCATGTTTTAAATCATACCcaatagaaaatttataaataagtgTGTACTAGGATGTTACTGCAACCCGACATAGATATGCTTGTAGGTTTGTGCCCAAAAACTCTTCCCTCAGTTTTTCAGCATTCAACATTTTTCATTCCCTccaatatttctattatttgttattaacacagtttattttttctgttttttcgattgtatatttattaaaatatttacattctATACGGAATCTTAATCTaagattttgttacaaaaatgtGTGTTTGTGTCCACTTCcatttgttttctaatttaaatgtttttaataataattagagataatatcaaaatatattttctaaaagagCTAACTCATCTACGTTAGATCACCGACTTCATCACAAATGTAGAAAATTTGTCGTTTATCTAGTCGAGATCCGAAATCAATTACCTTGAAAGTGGATTTTCCAACCATTAGAAGCATAATATGATTGAGTGATCATGTTTCGATTGTTAGCTTGAATTGTTTTCTATGTGTTTTCATTACGAatgataacaaataaaataccaaaatttttaaGAATAAGTAGGACACAAACCTCCACatgtccaaaatattttagggCTGATTTTGTACACTGAAATTTTTGGTTGATAACAATATTGTATTACTCATTATTGCAAACTAGAATATGAAAACTCAAAGATCAACGTAACATGGTGGGAACTTGATTATTATTCAAAAGGAAACGTCAATCATTTTAAAGCTAgacatttaataataaaaatgtatcacttgatgaatatttttttttcttttgcaacaTTCTAACTAAAAATGCAGGTTCAAGACTcaatagaaatttataaataagtgGCATAGGTCTGTAAtgtttatgaatatatttataattttgggtGTGATGGAAACggaatgtatataattttatatttgtatttttcatataattaagTGATCGTGCTATAACTTATATAGTAAATGGGGGTCACATTCAAATCTGAACCACGGAAAATTTAAATCACATCACCAATTTTAATTTTGTCTAAccggtttttttttgtttttgactaaTTCATCTAACCGGTTTTGTATCCACGCAATCTGAAGGAGCTAAACACCAAGGAGAGCACTTGCAAGGATACCAACATCAATAAAAGAACGGCtgccaaaaaaaatacaactctTCCAAGAACCAGTGTACAATTTATTATACAAAGAAATGTTTTTTCGTGTATCATATTGActcataaatttatatcataccGGTCATATATCATGCCTGCAACATATGTTCACCACCATATTTGCAACACATAAGAAATCATTAAGCATAAAAAACTGAACCAACTATCTATTGACATTTGAAGCATaataaacaaaatctaaaactccaaaatttaataatatataccaaatggtatattaaaaaaatatacaaacaagtgttaaaatcgtaacaaaaatattaacacAAACATATCTACTATTTGGTTATGTTTATCCAAAGAATATATTTAaagatatgatatatattatataattaaatcaaatgaATTTTAAGTTACTTAATACTTTAAGATACcaacattatatatttagattagttagactataaaaaaatattatataaaaaatattgttagaataaaattaattaatattaaattcatagatgattatttttacttaaaatattaaattttctataatatggatgattaccaatatttttattgaattttttttcaaacaagtatttcataattttaaaataaataaatactcaCCAAGATAAccaaaaatgttattaaatgaGAGACGAGTTACAtactatattattttggttGCTTGAATATTCAAGAGCAATATTTTAATCAACATTTTAACAAATAACCCGACTTTAAATTTAATCTACTAAAATGGAATAGACACCCGTGTGGAcgggtttaatgttttgttttctattatttgtTACTAACAAATTAGGTTtcgttataaatcaattggttgatgtccataaccggcacatttcataaccggcccaaatcctagagagagaggcggcggcCGCGGCATGGAGAGAGAGGGAAAGTCGGCTAGAGACTTTCCATTCTTctagtttttctatttcatcTATGTCTATGATttttaatctttccatttatgtatttccaTTAATCTCTCAGATAACTCTTATATAAAGGGatctcttattcattaataaaacatagaaatattcagacctaaaaccttcgttttacaacacgttatcagcacgatagtctCTAACACCCTGACCCTAAAACCaaacccctaaaaccctaaacaaaaagaatctacctcggaacttcaaagaggtcGTTCTcccaaacactacaagaaaacagggggattctgatggccgaaatcgtcggaaattcgtcggaatagaccgattccgacgaatttccgacgaacccgtccgtcggtatcgtttNNNNNNNNNNNNNNNNNNNNNNNNNNNNNNNNNNNNNNNNNNNNNNNNNNNNNNNNNNNNNNNNNNNNNNNNNNNNNNNNNNNNNNNNNNgaacttcttctgggatgccaactcagcaaggatagtggcattctccgaacggatagtggcattctccgaaaggatagtggtgttctgctcctccaatgccccaatccgttcatctttgtcatgtagctcctcgagaatcatgggatcggcatacggagcttgcgaagaagatgcCAGATACGAAGAAGCACGGCTTAGGGATAAATGGGAAAAGGGGCCGTACCGTTCTCATCAACGTGAAGTTCAGAACGATcacaaatatcgactaaatccaaccttgacttcaaattatccttcgttttaccttggatgttaaggactgtgttcatcagattatcgaagaagttcttctcaatatgcatgacatctaaattatgccgcaatagatgactctcccaatatggtagatcccagaaaatactctttttgtgccagttatgtagctctccaaccgcattgactcgaatgttttcatgtccacctacatctggcgtcctttctgcatcaaaatacctaaactgcttcaacaaatctttcccactaacttcctcaggtggaccatcaaacacctgcttgttcttcgtaaacgaagtcttactcctgcggtatggatgatcaggtggtagaaatcgtctgtgacagtcaaaccaacacgttttccttcctttctttagttggaaagcatctgtgtcatcttgacaatatggacatgatagcttcccatgtgttgtccatccagataacataccatatgctggaaagtcacttattgtccacataagtactgcccacatctgaaagttttctttgggcgaaacatcgtatgtctcaaaaccgtgtgcccatagttgttgcaactcatatattagtggttgAAGAAACACNNNNNNNNNNNNNNNNNNNNNNNNNNNNNNNNNNNNNNNNNNNNNNNNNNNNNNNNNNNNNNNNNNNNNNNNNNNNNNNNNNNNNNNNNNNNNNNNNNNNNNNNNNNNNNNNNNNNNNNNNNNNNNNNNNNNNNNNNNNNNNNNNNNNNNNNNNNNNNNNNNNNNNNNNNNNNNNNNNNNNNNNNNNNNNNNNNNNNNNNNNNNNNNNNNNNNNNNNNNNNNNNNNNNNNNNNNNNNNNNNNNNNNNNNNNNNNNNNNNNNNNNNNNNNNNNNNNNNNNNNNNNNNNNNNNNNNNNNNNNNNNNNNNNNNNNNNNNNNNNNNNNNNNNNNNNNNNNNNNNNNNNNNNNNNNNNNNNNNNNNNNNNNNNNNNNNNNNNNNNNNNNNNNNNNNNNNNNNNNNNNNNNNNNNNNNNNNNNNNNNNNNNNNNNNNNNNNNNNNNNNNNNNNNNNNNNNNNNNNNNNNNNNNNNNNNNNNNNNNNNNNNNNNNNNNNNNNNNNNNNNNNNNNNNNNNNNNNNNNNNNNNNNNNNNNNNNNNN
This genomic interval carries:
- the LOC106320191 gene encoding uncharacterized protein LOC106320191 isoform X1; this encodes MSSSGGVSIARTAIRGENRFYNPPPMRRMQQEAQLQQQLRERQQREGEVDKEPKATQPPPRTRKSHGKSKNRVVSTGSEVSLGSSESSGSGRVQREGSNLDRFLEHTTPLVPARFLPMRSRRELKTGESESNSYFVLEDLWESFAEWSAYGAGVPLHMDGSDSTVQYYVPYLSGIQLYVLDPSNKPRNIVEDNERSSHSNSGKTLQSEVDLSVSELNRVSLGDQPGETETSNPQERLLFEYLEYEPPFGREPLANKISDLASRFPELMTYKSCDLSPSSWVSVSWYPIYRIPVGATLQNLDACFLTFHSLSTPPPPLKAGALEPSVKLPLPTFGLASYKLKLSVWNQNRAQEWHKISSLQDAADKWLKCLQVNHPDYKFFTSNITQTR
- the LOC106320191 gene encoding uncharacterized protein LOC106320191 isoform X2, whose protein sequence is MSSSGGVSIARTAIRGENRFYNPPPMRRMQQEAQLQQQLRERQQREGEVDKEPKATQPPPRTRKSHGKSKNRVVSTGSEVSLGSSESSGSGRVQREGSNLDRFLEHTTPLVPARFLPMRSRRELKTGESESNSYFVLEDLWESFAEWSAYGAGVPLHMDGSDSTVQYYVPYLSGIQLYVLDPSNKPRNIVEDNERSSHSNSGKTLQSEVDLSVSELNRVSLGDQPGETETSNPQERLLFEYLEYEPPFGREPLANKISDLASRFPELMTYKSCDLSPSSWVSVSWYPIYRIPVGATLQNLDACFLTFHSLSTPPPPLSALEPSVKLPLPTFGLASYKLKLSVWNQNRAQEWHKISSLQDAADKWLKCLQVNHPDYKFFTSNITQTR